The following proteins come from a genomic window of Flavobacteriaceae bacterium MAR_2010_188:
- a CDS encoding glutamyl-tRNA synthetase: MTDTIRVRFAPSPTGPLHIGGVRTALFNYLFAKKHGGTFILRIEDTDQNRYVEGAEDYIIEALNWCNIPFDEGPGKEGACGPYRQSERKEIYKEYAEKLIESGNAYYAFDTSESLDDHRKDHEAKGKTFIYNWHNRLKLVNSLSLSKEEVSSKIESGEDYVIRFKSPQDNTLHLNDIVRGDIEIDTNILDDKVLFKSDGMPTYHLANIVDDHLMKITHVIRGEEWLPSLALHYQLYEAFGWTAPQFAHLPLLLKPTGKGKLSKRDGDKLGFPVFPLQWKDHKDGSVSSGYREEGYFPEALINFLVFLGWNPGTEQEMFNLEELTNAFELERVHKAGARFDPDKIKWFNHHYMQEQTNENLAIQFKSRRTELSKIDLDFIAIVVGSIKERATFVSDFWELSHYFFVAPESYDEKALKKSVKDDTPEILEKIKEIVLHTDEFTVSNLQARLKGWINDAGIGFGKVMMPLRLALVGSLQGPDVFEIMFLIGKNETVNRINRLLEN; the protein is encoded by the coding sequence ATGACTGATACTATTAGAGTGCGATTTGCCCCAAGCCCCACTGGTCCATTACATATTGGTGGCGTTCGTACGGCTCTGTTCAACTATTTATTCGCAAAAAAACATGGAGGCACTTTTATTCTGAGGATAGAAGATACGGATCAAAATCGCTATGTAGAAGGAGCCGAGGATTATATTATTGAAGCTTTAAATTGGTGTAATATTCCATTTGATGAAGGGCCTGGCAAGGAAGGCGCGTGTGGGCCTTACCGCCAAAGTGAGCGCAAAGAAATTTATAAAGAATACGCAGAAAAACTAATTGAATCAGGCAATGCCTATTATGCTTTCGATACCTCAGAGTCTTTAGACGATCATAGAAAAGACCATGAAGCTAAAGGAAAAACGTTCATCTATAACTGGCATAACCGATTAAAACTGGTTAATTCACTTTCTCTTTCCAAGGAAGAAGTGAGTTCTAAAATTGAATCCGGAGAAGATTACGTTATCCGGTTTAAATCGCCTCAAGATAATACTCTTCATCTAAACGATATTGTGCGTGGAGATATAGAAATAGATACTAATATCCTTGATGATAAAGTTCTATTTAAGAGCGATGGTATGCCAACCTATCACTTAGCAAATATCGTAGATGATCATTTAATGAAAATAACCCACGTTATCCGCGGTGAAGAATGGTTGCCTTCTTTGGCTCTCCACTATCAGCTTTATGAAGCTTTTGGTTGGACAGCGCCACAATTCGCGCATTTACCTTTGCTCTTAAAACCAACCGGGAAAGGGAAACTCAGTAAAAGAGATGGTGATAAATTAGGCTTTCCAGTTTTTCCGCTTCAATGGAAAGACCATAAGGACGGCAGTGTATCTTCTGGTTACAGAGAAGAAGGTTATTTTCCTGAAGCTCTCATTAATTTCCTTGTGTTCCTAGGCTGGAATCCCGGTACCGAGCAAGAAATGTTTAATCTTGAAGAATTGACCAATGCTTTTGAACTTGAAAGAGTTCATAAAGCCGGGGCTAGGTTCGATCCAGATAAAATAAAATGGTTCAATCATCATTACATGCAAGAACAAACCAATGAAAATCTTGCGATTCAATTTAAATCAAGACGGACGGAGCTTTCTAAAATCGATTTGGATTTTATCGCTATCGTGGTAGGTTCTATCAAGGAACGAGCAACTTTTGTAAGTGATTTTTGGGAATTGAGCCACTACTTTTTTGTAGCACCAGAATCTTATGACGAAAAAGCGTTGAAGAAATCAGTGAAAGACGATACTCCAGAAATTTTAGAAAAAATCAAGGAGATTGTTTTACATACCGATGAGTTCACGGTTTCTAACCTTCAAGCTAGATTAAAGGGTTGGATCAATGATGCAGGGATAGGTTTTGGAAAAGTAATGATGCCTCTTCGATTGGCCTTAGTTGGTTCGCTCCAAGGTCCAGATGTGTTCGAGATTATGTTTTTAATCGGGAAGAATGAAACTGTAAATAGAATAAACAGGCTTTTAGAAAACTAG
- a CDS encoding alkane 1-monooxygenase, which yields MFVILKDLKYLAAFSIPLVAFLGVYLKGTYSFVTPFYGFIIIPILELIFPESNTNLSNQEITDKKANTIFDWLLYLNIPVVYGLLFYALYEVSTLQLQTFEVVGLVFSVGIVLGVNGINVAHELGHRLTSPERFIGKALLLPSHYMHFYIEHNFGHHLHAATPADSATAKYNQSVYSFWLTSSIRQYLSAWKIQLDLLRNKKQSFLNINNDMLWYVILQLAYLSVVLLVFGNKGFLFALFAGIVGFILLETVNYIEHYGLLRLKKESGRYERVQEIHSWNSNHIIGRIVLYELTRHSDHHYKSTKKYQLLDCHEESPQMPFGYPTSMVLALVPPLWFRIMNKRVPSKMITP from the coding sequence TTGTTTGTTATTTTGAAAGACTTAAAATATTTAGCCGCATTCTCAATACCGCTTGTTGCGTTTTTAGGGGTTTATTTAAAAGGCACATATTCCTTTGTAACGCCATTTTACGGCTTCATAATAATCCCCATCTTAGAATTAATTTTTCCAGAATCCAATACCAATCTGTCCAACCAAGAAATTACAGATAAAAAGGCAAATACCATTTTTGATTGGCTTCTTTATCTAAACATACCAGTAGTTTATGGTCTTTTGTTCTATGCTTTATATGAAGTTTCTACGCTTCAATTACAAACTTTTGAAGTTGTAGGCTTAGTTTTTTCCGTTGGAATTGTACTTGGGGTAAATGGCATTAACGTCGCTCATGAACTTGGACATCGCTTAACTTCACCAGAACGATTTATAGGCAAGGCGCTATTACTGCCCTCTCATTATATGCATTTTTATATTGAACATAATTTCGGGCACCATTTGCATGCTGCAACACCAGCAGACTCGGCAACGGCTAAATATAATCAATCGGTGTATTCATTTTGGCTTACCTCGAGCATCCGACAGTATTTAAGTGCGTGGAAAATCCAATTGGATTTATTACGCAACAAAAAGCAGTCTTTTTTAAACATTAACAATGATATGCTCTGGTATGTAATCCTTCAACTGGCTTACCTTTCCGTTGTTCTTTTAGTATTTGGTAATAAAGGATTTTTATTTGCGTTATTCGCTGGGATAGTTGGGTTTATTCTTCTCGAAACTGTTAATTATATTGAACATTACGGCTTGCTCCGATTAAAAAAGGAGTCTGGTCGATACGAACGTGTTCAAGAAATTCATAGTTGGAACTCTAACCACATTATAGGGCGTATCGTGCTATACGAACTAACCCGCCATAGTGACCATCATTATAAATCCACCAAAAAATATCAACTTCTAGATTGCCACGAAGAAAGCCCACAAATGCCTTTTGGCTACCCAACATCTATGGTTTTGGCGCTTGTTCCACCATTATGGTTTAGGATTATGAACAAAAGGGTGCCTTCTAAGATGATTACTCCATAA
- a CDS encoding rRNA maturation RNase YbeY — MINYNYELDFNLNDEQSFSSWINSVILSENKKEGEISYIFCDDSYLHKLNMEYLRHDTLTDIISFDYSMGNEISGDIFISVERVKENAVDFEVDFITELKRVMIHGILHYCGYQDKNERDKSNMRAKEDHYLETFIES; from the coding sequence ATGATCAATTATAATTACGAACTGGATTTTAATCTCAATGATGAGCAATCCTTTTCTTCTTGGATTAATTCGGTAATCCTTTCCGAAAATAAAAAGGAAGGAGAAATTTCTTATATATTTTGTGATGATTCGTATTTGCACAAGCTCAACATGGAGTACTTGCGTCACGATACCTTAACCGATATTATCAGTTTTGATTATTCAATGGGTAATGAGATTTCTGGAGACATCTTCATCTCTGTGGAAAGAGTTAAGGAAAATGCGGTAGATTTCGAAGTTGATTTTATTACAGAATTAAAAAGAGTAATGATTCATGGCATTTTGCATTACTGCGGTTATCAAGACAAGAATGAAAGGGACAAATCGAATATGAGGGCGAAAGAAGACCACTACTTAGAAACATTCATTGAATCCTAA
- a CDS encoding Methyltransferase domain-containing protein, producing the protein MKDKFFVKDHSVSQENFQLIYDEDLDMYKTFPQPSIEQLPKYYESDDYISHTDSKRNLTEILYHTVRKFSLKNKLRLINQYGRGKNLLDVGCGTGEFLKIANENAWEIKGIEPDTKARALANEKTQNSVFDYDQLQSFRFAQFDVITLWHVLEHLPNLDKQISIFKSLLKEDGRLLIAVPNFNSYDANHYGENWAAFDAPRHLWHFSKTSIEKIFRKNGMVVEKHIPMKFDSFYVSLLSEKYKSGSSNYFNAFWQGLKSNLYAMTSGEYSSLIYVIKKA; encoded by the coding sequence ATGAAAGACAAGTTCTTCGTAAAAGACCACTCGGTTTCCCAAGAAAACTTTCAATTAATTTATGATGAAGATTTGGATATGTACAAAACATTTCCCCAACCTTCTATTGAGCAATTACCCAAATACTACGAAAGTGACGACTATATTTCTCATACCGACTCCAAGAGAAATCTAACAGAAATTTTATATCATACCGTACGGAAATTTTCCCTAAAAAATAAACTAAGACTAATCAACCAATATGGTCGCGGTAAAAATTTGCTAGATGTCGGATGTGGTACTGGTGAATTCTTAAAAATTGCAAATGAAAACGCCTGGGAAATCAAAGGCATCGAACCAGATACGAAAGCAAGGGCATTGGCAAATGAAAAAACACAGAATAGTGTCTTTGACTATGACCAATTACAATCCTTCAGATTCGCTCAATTTGATGTAATTACTCTCTGGCACGTTTTAGAACACTTACCAAATTTAGATAAACAAATAAGTATATTTAAAAGTCTTTTAAAGGAGGATGGCAGACTTTTGATTGCCGTACCTAATTTTAATAGTTACGATGCAAATCATTATGGTGAAAATTGGGCAGCTTTTGATGCGCCCCGACATCTATGGCATTTTTCAAAAACCTCAATCGAGAAAATATTCCGGAAAAATGGAATGGTCGTTGAAAAACATATCCCTATGAAATTTGACAGCTTTTACGTTAGCTTACTTTCTGAAAAATACAAAAGCGGTTCATCGAATTATTTTAATGCTTTTTGGCAAGGCCTGAAATCAAATCTTTATGCAATGACGTCAGGAGAATATTCTTCCCTTATTTACGTAATAAAAAAGGCTTAG
- a CDS encoding periplasmic chaperone for outer membrane proteins Skp: protein MKNYLMLVFAFVILSACQNEMKIGYVDNVKLVNEYQEKKDIETNLKGKIAQYEKRRDSLGQAFQLEIREAESKASKMAPADLQKLQQEFQQKEQILTQRLQFEQGQITQESRTLNDTLKNKVIKFVKNYGEKNGYNYILGSNEGGSVMFGEEKNDLTQVILDALNDDYKK, encoded by the coding sequence ATGAAAAATTATTTAATGCTAGTTTTTGCCTTTGTTATTTTAAGTGCATGTCAAAACGAAATGAAGATTGGATATGTAGACAACGTAAAGTTGGTGAATGAGTATCAAGAGAAGAAAGATATTGAGACAAATCTTAAAGGTAAGATTGCTCAATATGAAAAAAGACGTGACAGTTTAGGTCAAGCATTTCAATTAGAAATACGTGAAGCAGAATCGAAGGCTTCAAAAATGGCTCCTGCTGATCTTCAAAAATTACAACAAGAATTTCAACAAAAGGAGCAAATCCTAACTCAAAGACTTCAATTTGAACAAGGGCAAATAACCCAAGAAAGCAGGACGCTTAATGATACCCTTAAGAATAAGGTCATTAAATTCGTTAAGAATTATGGTGAAAAAAATGGTTATAACTATATTTTAGGAAGCAACGAAGGTGGTAGTGTAATGTTTGGTGAAGAAAAGAATGACTTGACCCAAGTTATCTTGGATGCATTAAACGACGATTATAAAAAATAA
- a CDS encoding DNA polymerase-3 subunit delta', producing the protein MLFSEIVGQKPIKNHLTTSVDNNRVSHAQLFVGPEGSGTLPMAIAYAQYLLCNNKNSENEGASESCNLKFKNFSHPDLHFAFPVATTDRVKKHPISAEFMVEWRKLLAEQPYGNLFDWYNILGVDNKQGQIGVDEAQEVLKSLSLKSYEGGYKIMIIWMAEKMNTAASNKLLKLIEEPPNNTIFILIAEDEELLIKTIRSRCQVLHFPPLAQAEIRDGLIKKYQLDTATATRLAHQSNGNFNKACDLVYQDSEDIQFEKWFIAWVRSAFKAKGNKSAIHDLITWSEEIAKTGRETQKQFLLFCIEYFRQAMLMNYKADSLVYIEPKEENFDLQKFSPFIHNQNIMDISEELQNAYYHIERNGNSKIILTDLSIKLTRLLHKKAG; encoded by the coding sequence ATGTTATTTTCAGAAATAGTAGGTCAGAAACCTATAAAAAACCATCTTACAACCAGTGTTGATAATAATAGGGTCTCGCACGCGCAATTATTCGTTGGTCCTGAAGGTTCTGGTACATTACCAATGGCAATTGCCTACGCACAGTATCTTCTTTGCAATAACAAAAATTCTGAAAATGAGGGTGCCAGTGAAAGTTGCAACCTTAAATTCAAGAATTTTTCTCATCCTGATCTTCATTTTGCATTTCCTGTCGCAACGACTGATAGAGTAAAAAAACATCCTATTTCTGCCGAATTTATGGTAGAATGGAGAAAGTTGCTGGCCGAGCAGCCTTATGGCAATCTTTTTGACTGGTACAACATTCTTGGGGTAGACAACAAACAGGGACAAATTGGGGTAGATGAAGCGCAAGAGGTTCTAAAGTCACTCTCCTTAAAGTCTTATGAAGGAGGATACAAAATCATGATTATTTGGATGGCGGAAAAAATGAATACTGCGGCCTCCAACAAGCTGCTTAAGTTAATTGAAGAACCGCCAAATAATACCATATTCATCTTGATTGCTGAAGATGAAGAGCTCTTGATTAAAACTATCCGTTCTAGATGTCAAGTTTTACATTTTCCGCCTTTAGCACAAGCGGAAATTAGAGATGGACTTATTAAAAAATATCAATTAGATACAGCCACAGCCACTAGATTGGCTCATCAGTCTAATGGTAATTTCAACAAAGCCTGTGATTTAGTTTACCAAGATTCTGAAGATATTCAATTTGAAAAATGGTTTATTGCATGGGTCCGCTCGGCATTTAAGGCTAAAGGAAATAAAAGCGCCATACACGATCTTATTACTTGGAGTGAAGAAATTGCTAAGACAGGTCGGGAAACTCAAAAGCAGTTCCTATTGTTTTGTATAGAATATTTTAGGCAGGCAATGTTGATGAATTATAAAGCAGATTCATTGGTTTATATAGAGCCTAAAGAAGAAAACTTCGACCTTCAAAAGTTCTCTCCTTTTATCCATAATCAGAATATTATGGATATTTCTGAAGAACTTCAGAATGCATATTATCATATTGAGAGAAACGGAAATTCAAAGATAATCCTTACCGACTTATCTATAAAACTAACGAGATTATTGCATAAAAAAGCCGGATAA
- a CDS encoding phosphoglycerate kinase: MTTIDDFDFDNKKAIIRVDFNVPLDEKLNVTDETRIESAKPTIIKILEDGGSCILMTHLGRPKGKDEKLSLKHIQDTVEDVLGVEVKFVNDCIGPDVEAAVKALKPGQIILLENLRFYDEEEKGDKEFAKKLSELADIYVNDAFGTAHRAHASTTIIADYFPEKKAFGYLMANEINNLEKVLNSDDKPVLAILGGSKVSSKITVIENILDKIDELIIGGGMAFTFIKANGGKIGDSICEDDKLDVALDILEKAKAKNVNVHLPVDVVAAKEFDNNSETKIVTIDQIPDGWQGLDAGPESRKMFHEVIMKCKTILWNGPVGVFEMENFANGTIALGNSIAEATEKGAFSLVGGGDSVAAVKQFGFEDKVSYVSTGGGAMLESLEGKTLPGIASILN; this comes from the coding sequence ATGACGACTATAGACGACTTCGATTTCGACAATAAAAAAGCAATCATTCGGGTAGATTTTAATGTTCCTTTAGATGAAAAGCTTAATGTAACTGACGAGACTAGAATTGAAAGCGCTAAACCCACGATTATAAAAATTCTCGAAGACGGAGGCAGCTGTATTTTAATGACGCACTTAGGAAGACCAAAAGGCAAGGACGAAAAATTGTCACTTAAACATATACAAGATACGGTTGAAGACGTTTTAGGGGTTGAAGTGAAATTTGTAAACGATTGTATTGGTCCAGATGTTGAAGCTGCAGTTAAGGCGCTTAAACCAGGACAGATTATACTCTTGGAAAATCTTCGTTTTTACGATGAAGAGGAAAAAGGAGATAAGGAATTTGCCAAAAAACTTTCTGAATTGGCAGATATTTATGTAAATGATGCTTTTGGTACTGCTCATAGAGCGCATGCTTCTACGACGATTATTGCCGATTACTTTCCAGAAAAAAAGGCCTTCGGTTACCTTATGGCAAACGAAATAAATAACCTAGAAAAAGTTTTAAACTCGGATGATAAGCCGGTTCTGGCAATTTTAGGAGGTTCAAAAGTTTCTTCAAAAATTACCGTGATAGAGAATATTCTCGATAAAATTGACGAGTTGATTATTGGTGGAGGTATGGCTTTTACCTTTATTAAAGCGAATGGTGGTAAAATAGGTGATTCGATTTGCGAAGACGATAAGCTCGATGTTGCTCTAGATATTTTAGAAAAGGCCAAAGCAAAAAATGTGAATGTGCATTTACCAGTAGATGTGGTCGCGGCAAAAGAATTTGATAACAACTCAGAAACCAAAATCGTCACTATAGATCAAATTCCTGATGGATGGCAAGGATTGGATGCTGGTCCAGAATCTAGAAAGATGTTTCACGAAGTTATTATGAAGTGTAAAACAATTCTTTGGAATGGTCCGGTTGGTGTTTTTGAAATGGAAAACTTTGCAAATGGAACTATCGCTTTAGGCAACTCAATCGCTGAAGCTACCGAAAAAGGCGCGTTCTCTCTAGTTGGCGGAGGTGATTCTGTAGCGGCAGTTAAACAATTCGGTTTTGAAGACAAGGTAAGTTATGTAAGTACTGGTGGCGGGGCCATGTTAGAAAGTTTAGAAGGAAAGACATTGCCGGGCATAGCTTCAATTTTAAACTAA
- a CDS encoding membrane-bound lytic murein transglycosylase D yields MLNRPLLAFYIFFIVSNLASSQTMTAKIIDTLDGNKEKRIISTKIDSLIDGSSTEKIIIEPIIDSLARLSLGDHAQALEIDQKWLDELYSNNLFDSIYQTVSELTYEEVDYPELPTDTLKARLTELNTRTPFNIEYNPALESVIKSYLKNRRQSLERLMSLSQFYFPMFEQSLDNYNIPLEVKYLAIVESALKPRAKSRVGATGLWQFMFATGKMYGLNVSSYVDERSDPIKSTEAASKYLAKLYEIFGDWDLALAAYNSGPGNVSKAIRRSGGYENYWNIRHNLPRETAGYLPAFLATMYIFEYADKHGFNKIKPEFVHVETDTIRVKQMITLDQVSELLEVPIEELQFLNPSYKLDIIPYIEGENYYLRLPRAKVGKFVSNETEIYAFAQTEFDKREKPLPKFFDSESKTTYRVRPGDFLGKVARIYGVRVSDIKSWNGLRSNNLRIGQRLTIYPKGPASSPQRVAEVETKKTIQSKGKSVYTVRSGDSLWSISQKFPGVSVQNIKDWNDISGSNIKVGMDLIVSK; encoded by the coding sequence ATGCTAAATAGACCATTACTGGCGTTTTACATCTTTTTCATTGTTTCAAACTTGGCGTCATCTCAAACGATGACTGCCAAAATAATAGACACTTTAGATGGAAATAAAGAAAAAAGAATCATTTCAACCAAAATAGATTCTTTAATCGATGGAAGTTCTACTGAAAAAATAATAATAGAGCCCATCATTGATTCTTTGGCTCGTTTAAGTTTGGGTGATCACGCTCAGGCATTAGAAATTGACCAGAAGTGGCTCGATGAGCTTTATAGCAACAATCTTTTCGATTCAATTTACCAGACTGTATCTGAACTTACTTATGAAGAGGTCGATTATCCAGAACTACCCACAGACACCTTAAAAGCACGGCTTACAGAGCTTAATACGCGCACTCCCTTTAATATTGAATACAATCCAGCTCTAGAGAGTGTCATAAAATCTTATCTTAAAAATAGAAGACAGTCACTTGAAAGACTCATGTCCCTGAGCCAATTCTATTTCCCGATGTTCGAACAATCATTGGATAATTACAATATCCCGCTTGAGGTTAAATATTTGGCGATAGTAGAATCTGCGTTAAAGCCACGAGCCAAATCTAGGGTAGGAGCTACAGGCCTCTGGCAATTTATGTTTGCTACGGGTAAGATGTATGGTTTAAATGTTAGCAGCTACGTTGATGAAAGGAGCGACCCTATTAAATCTACCGAAGCTGCAAGCAAATATCTGGCAAAATTATATGAAATTTTTGGCGACTGGGATTTGGCACTTGCTGCTTATAATTCGGGTCCAGGGAATGTCTCAAAGGCAATCAGACGTTCTGGTGGTTATGAAAATTATTGGAATATCAGACACAACCTTCCACGTGAAACCGCAGGCTATTTACCTGCTTTTTTAGCGACCATGTACATTTTTGAATATGCCGATAAACACGGATTTAATAAAATAAAACCAGAATTTGTTCACGTAGAAACGGATACCATCAGGGTGAAACAGATGATAACCCTAGATCAGGTTTCAGAGCTTTTGGAGGTGCCAATAGAAGAGCTTCAATTTCTTAATCCTTCATATAAACTAGACATTATTCCTTATATAGAAGGGGAAAATTATTATTTAAGACTGCCACGTGCCAAGGTTGGCAAATTTGTTTCTAATGAAACCGAAATTTACGCTTTCGCCCAAACAGAATTCGACAAAAGAGAGAAGCCTCTTCCAAAGTTCTTTGATTCGGAAAGTAAGACTACCTATAGGGTTAGACCAGGGGATTTTCTAGGTAAAGTGGCAAGAATTTATGGAGTTAGGGTAAGCGATATAAAAAGTTGGAACGGCCTTAGGTCTAACAATTTAAGAATTGGGCAGAGGCTAACTATTTATCCCAAAGGCCCTGCTTCTAGCCCTCAAAGAGTAGCTGAAGTAGAAACAAAAAAAACTATTCAATCTAAAGGAAAATCTGTGTACACAGTAAGATCTGGAGATTCGCTTTGGAGCATTTCTCAAAAGTTTCCTGGAGTTAGCGTACAGAACATTAAAGATTGGAACGATATTAGTGGTTCTAATATTAAGGTCGGAATGGACCTTATTGTTTCTAAATAA
- a CDS encoding sec-independent protein translocase protein TatA produces the protein MSLYIIPLMIGWPQIVLIAIVILLIFGGKKIPELMRGLGSGIKEFKDASKEEDQPKTTTTTPTEEKMK, from the coding sequence ATGAGTCTATATATTATACCTTTAATGATAGGATGGCCACAGATAGTTTTAATCGCAATTGTGATTTTGCTCATTTTTGGAGGAAAGAAAATACCAGAACTTATGCGTGGTTTAGGAAGCGGGATTAAAGAGTTCAAGGATGCCAGCAAAGAAGAGGATCAGCCAAAAACTACAACTACAACGCCTACAGAAGAAAAGATGAAGTAG
- a CDS encoding Peptidase family M23 — translation MASENKDKKFTKKLLHKYRLVILNEDTFEERFAIKLTRLNVFVILSLGSILLVAGTIVLIAFTSLKEYIPGYASSSLRKQATELDFKTDSLQKVIDDNDQYYASIKRVLSGDVQTAKLNKDSILNAAKNDVSELNLKPTKEDSVLRELVDKEDKYNLFDSATSSSTFVLFPPVNGSISDAYNVKENHYAVDVVVKEETPVKSTADGTVIFAEWTADTGYVIIIEHSYELISVYKHNSSLTKEQGELVKAGEVIAMTGNTGELTSGPHLHFELWKAGYPVDPTNFIDFN, via the coding sequence ATGGCATCAGAAAACAAGGATAAAAAATTCACCAAAAAACTACTTCACAAGTACCGTTTAGTTATATTAAACGAAGATACTTTTGAAGAACGATTTGCGATTAAATTAACGAGACTCAACGTTTTTGTTATTCTTTCCTTAGGGTCTATTTTACTTGTTGCTGGAACAATTGTCCTTATTGCATTTACTTCATTAAAGGAATACATTCCTGGATATGCCTCATCGTCATTAAGAAAACAGGCCACAGAATTAGATTTTAAAACCGATTCACTTCAAAAAGTAATCGATGATAACGACCAGTATTATGCATCGATTAAGAGAGTATTGTCTGGTGATGTTCAAACCGCGAAACTCAACAAAGATTCGATATTAAATGCCGCAAAGAACGATGTTTCAGAATTAAATTTGAAGCCTACAAAAGAAGATTCGGTTTTGCGGGAACTGGTTGATAAAGAAGATAAATACAATTTGTTCGATTCTGCTACGTCATCTTCAACTTTTGTGCTTTTTCCGCCCGTAAATGGTTCAATTTCTGATGCATACAATGTGAAAGAAAACCACTATGCCGTAGATGTAGTTGTAAAAGAGGAAACGCCGGTTAAGTCGACGGCAGACGGTACGGTGATTTTTGCTGAATGGACGGCTGATACAGGTTATGTTATAATCATTGAACATAGTTACGAACTAATTTCAGTGTATAAGCACAATTCATCTTTAACAAAAGAACAAGGAGAATTAGTAAAGGCGGGAGAAGTTATTGCCATGACCGGAAACACGGGAGAACTCACTTCAGGACCACATTTACATTTTGAACTTTGGAAAGCAGGTTACCCCGTAGACCCAACCAATTTTATCGACTTTAATTAA